Proteins encoded in a region of the Candidatus Providencia siddallii genome:
- the dxs gene encoding 1-deoxy-D-xylulose-5-phosphate synthase — protein MIDTIKYPTLSIIETPNDLRLLPKKSLPKLCDELRQFLLNSVSKSSGHFASGLGAIEITVATHYIYNTPFDSLIWDVGHQAYPHKILTGRRNKIDTIRKKNGLHAFPWRNESEYDVLSVGHSSTSISASLGIAITAQKENINRKTVCIIGDGAITAGIAFEAMNHAGDIAPNMLIILNDNDMSISENVGALNNHLSNLLSITIYNNTQYKNRKKTFINIQQTKNFFKKNNNIKNAIPPGIMFKELGFNYTGPVDGHDVIKLTKILKKIRNLNGPQFLHILTKKGRGYEPAEKDPISWHSVPKFDLSTYSLPKIKETTPTFSKIFGDWLCEVAKNDKKLIAITPAMCEGSGMAIFSKKYPKQYFDVAIAEQHAVTFAAGLAIGGYKPIIAIYSTFLQRAYDQVIHDIAIQKLPIMFAIDRAGIVGGDGETHQGSFDISFLRCIPTMIIMTPSDENECRLMLHTGYHYKNGPTAVRYPRGIGTGTKLQPLKQLSIGKGVIRRQGKKIAILCFGTLLKNALKAANKLNATVVDMRFAKPLDKILILKIINNHSILVTLEENAIIGGAGSGVNEFLLQEKKILPILNLGLPDSFIPQGDQEELTIDLGLDSNGIIKSINNYLKK, from the coding sequence ATGATTGATACTATTAAATATCCAACACTATCTATTATAGAAACACCTAATGATTTACGTTTGTTACCTAAAAAAAGTTTACCTAAACTTTGCGACGAACTTAGACAATTTTTACTTAACAGTGTTAGCAAATCTAGCGGACATTTTGCATCAGGACTTGGTGCTATTGAAATAACAGTTGCAACACATTATATTTATAATACTCCTTTCGATAGTTTAATTTGGGATGTTGGGCATCAAGCTTATCCACATAAAATTTTAACTGGACGTCGAAATAAAATAGATACAATTCGTAAAAAAAATGGTTTACATGCGTTTCCATGAAGAAATGAAAGTGAATATGATGTACTTAGCGTTGGACATTCATCAACATCTATAAGTGCTAGTTTAGGTATAGCTATTACTGCGCAAAAAGAAAATATAAATCGAAAAACAGTTTGTATAATTGGAGATGGGGCTATTACAGCAGGTATTGCATTTGAAGCTATGAATCACGCAGGAGATATAGCACCTAATATGTTAATCATTTTAAATGATAATGATATGTCCATTTCTGAAAATGTAGGAGCTTTAAATAATCATTTATCCAATTTACTTTCTATAACTATATACAATAATACACAATATAAAAACAGAAAAAAAACTTTTATTAATATTCAACAAACAAAAAATTTTTTTAAAAAAAATAATAACATTAAAAATGCAATTCCACCTGGAATAATGTTTAAAGAACTAGGATTTAATTATACAGGTCCTGTAGATGGACATGATGTAATTAAATTAACAAAAATTTTAAAAAAAATACGAAACTTAAATGGTCCTCAATTTTTACATATTTTAACAAAAAAAGGTCGTGGATATGAACCTGCTGAAAAAGACCCAATTAGTTGGCACTCTGTACCAAAATTTGATCTAAGTACATATAGCTTACCAAAAATTAAAGAAACAACACCTACATTTTCAAAAATATTTGGAGACTGGTTATGTGAAGTAGCAAAAAACGATAAAAAATTAATAGCAATTACACCAGCAATGTGTGAAGGATCAGGAATGGCTATTTTTTCAAAAAAATATCCAAAACAATATTTTGATGTTGCTATAGCTGAACAACATGCTGTTACATTTGCTGCTGGGTTAGCTATAGGAGGATATAAACCGATAATTGCTATTTACTCAACTTTTTTACAACGTGCATATGATCAAGTTATTCATGATATAGCAATACAAAAATTACCAATAATGTTTGCTATTGATCGTGCCGGTATTGTTGGAGGTGATGGTGAAACCCATCAAGGATCATTCGATATTTCATTTTTACGATGTATCCCAACAATGATTATTATGACTCCAAGCGATGAAAACGAATGTCGTTTGATGTTACACACTGGTTATCACTATAAAAATGGACCAACAGCTGTACGTTATCCTAGAGGTATAGGTACTGGTACAAAATTACAACCATTAAAACAATTATCTATTGGAAAAGGAGTTATACGACGACAAGGTAAAAAAATAGCAATACTATGTTTCGGAACTCTTTTAAAAAATGCTTTAAAAGCAGCAAATAAATTAAACGCAACAGTTGTAGATATGCGTTTTGCTAAACCACTTGATAAAATATTAATTTTAAAAATAATAAATAATCATAGTATATTAGTCACATTAGAAGAAAATGCAATAATTGGTGGAGCCGGCAGTGGTGTAAATGAATTTTTATTACAAGAAAAAAAAATATTGCCAATCCTAAATTTAGGATTACCTGATTCTTTTATTCCGCAAGGAGATCAAGAAGAATTAACTATAGATCTTGGTTTGGATTCCAACGGGATAATAAAATCAATTAATAATTATTTAAAAAAATAA
- a CDS encoding phosphatidylglycerophosphatase A, which translates to MVLNILLLIKISKKIKKILNIKNIFYIVVTGFGSGLLFPKFSGTFGTFIAIFFWILMTKIFSTFTIWIVIIIGFFIGCIFCKQNNIKIHDHYSIVFDEFIGIWITLMSIPSIEFKWIFIAFFVFRVFDILKPWPICFFDKKVINGFGIMIDDIIAAIFSCVIIYIYNNILLIF; encoded by the coding sequence ATGGTTTTGAACATTTTATTATTAATAAAAATTAGTAAAAAAATAAAAAAAATATTAAATATAAAAAATATATTTTATATAGTTGTAACAGGTTTTGGTAGTGGGTTATTATTTCCAAAATTTTCTGGGACATTTGGAACTTTTATTGCAATATTTTTTTGGATTTTAATGACAAAAATATTTTCTACTTTTACAATTTGGATTGTAATAATAATTGGTTTTTTTATTGGTTGTATATTTTGTAAACAAAATAATATTAAGATTCATGATCATTATAGTATAGTATTTGATGAATTTATAGGTATTTGGATAACATTAATGAGTATTCCTAGTATTGAATTTAAGTGAATTTTCATTGCTTTTTTTGTTTTTCGTGTTTTTGATATATTAAAACCATGGCCAATTTGTTTTTTTGATAAAAAAGTTATAAATGGTTTTGGTATTATGATTGATGATATTATTGCAGCAATTTTTTCATGTGTAATTATTTATATATATAATAATATATTATTAATATTTTAA